Within Eggerthella timonensis, the genomic segment CCGCGGCGCGGTAGTTCTTGGACTGCTTCGTCATGGTTCTTCCTTTCGTGGTGCGTAGCGAGCGCCCTCGGCGCTCTTCCACTGCTCTCTTATCGAACAACGGCCGCCGTTGCGGCGGCCGGTCATTCCGTATCAAACGGCTGGGGAGTTAGTCCTCCAGCGTCTTGCCCTGAAGCATGGCCGCAACCTTCTTGGAAGGCACGTACTTGATCTTCAGGTCGCGACCCTCGATGCGCACGCCCATGCTGCGGGCCGTGCCGGCGATGATCTCCATGGCGGCCTCGATGGTGTTGGCGTTGAGGTCGGGCATCTTGATCTCGGCGATCTCGCGGAGCTGATCCTCCGTGAGCGTGCCGACGGGCTGCACGTGCGGCAGACCGGAGCCGCTGTTGATGCCGAGCTTCTCCTTGATGAGGATGGCCGCCGGCGGGGTCTTGCACACGAACGTGAACGACTTGTCCTCGTACACCGTGATCTCGACCGGGATGATGGTGCCGGACTGGTCCTGCGTCTGGGCGTTGAACGCCTGGCAGAACTGCATGATGTTGACGCCCTGGGCGCCGAGCGCCGGGCCGACCGGAGGAGCCGGGTTCGCGGCACCCGCGGGGATTTGCAGCTTGATAAAGCCGGTTTGTTTCTTTTCAGCCATGAGAGCTTCCTTTCAGCTGATCACAATCGCAAAAACGCATTTCAAAATCTATCAACAAAGCGGCATGGGTCGAATGAGAAGCCCCGGTCCACGCGGGCACGCGACGCCGCTTGTGTTCGCACCTTTAAATCTTGGCCACCTGATCGAACGAGAGCTCGACCGGCGTCTCGCGGCCGAAGATGGAGACCATGACCTTCACTTTGCCGGCATCCGGAGAGACCTCGGACACCACGCCGTCGAACTCGGCGAGCGGACCCGAGACCACCTTCACCGACTGCCCCACTTCCAGGCTCGACGAAGTCTTCTTCGGAGCCTCGCGGCTCGTGCGCTTCATGATCTTGTTGTACTCGTCGCGCGTGAGCGGCGCGGGGTTGCCGTCGGCGCCCACGAACCCGGTCACGCCCGGGGTGTTGCGAACCGCAGCCCAGCTGCGATCGTCGAGCTCCATGCGAACGAGCACGTAGCCCGGAAACACCTTCTTCTCGCTCTCGACGCGACGGCCGCCCTCTTTGATCTCGGTGACCATCTCCGTCGGAATCTCGATGCCGAAGACGTTGTTCTCGAGGCCCATCGTCTCGATGCGCGTCTCGAGGTTCTTCTTGACCTTGTTCTCGTATCCTGAATACGTGTGCAGGACGTACCACTTCTTCGCCATGCGCTTAGACCCCCAAACCGGAAATAGCAATCAGCAACGGCGTGATGATGACGTTGTCGAGGACGGCAACGTACACGCCGAAGAACACGAGCGCGACCACCACGACGACGCTCCAACGCAGGACGTCCTGCTTGGTCGGCCACGTGACGCGCTTGAGCTCCGTGCGCACGTCCTTGAGGAACCCGAAACGACGCTTCTTAGCGGGCTTCTTCTCGGGAGCCTTCTCAACCTTCTTCTCCACGGCTTTACCGGAAGCCTTCGCCTGCTTACCGCCGTCAGCGGCCGCGTCGCTCTTCTCGGCCTTCTTGAAAAACCGCTTCTTAGGCGCCTCGGTCGCAGCAGCATCGGCTTCGGCGTTCTTGTTCGCCTTGGCAGCGGCCTCGGCCTCAAGCGCCTGCTCCTTGCGGGCTGCGCGTGCGGCGGATGCCTTCGCTCGCTGTGTCTTTGATTTCTTCGCCATCTGATTCCTTAACCGGGGATTCGTATCCGTGTAAACGCCAAACAAGCAGCCTGATCACAAGCTGCTCATCCAAGCAACCTGATGCAAGCTGCTCATATACTCGAGCTGGCAGGCCAGGAGGGACTCGAACCCCCAACATGCGGTTTTGGAGACCGCCGCTCTACCAATTGGAGCTACTGGCCTATG encodes:
- the rplK gene encoding 50S ribosomal protein L11 codes for the protein MAEKKQTGFIKLQIPAGAANPAPPVGPALGAQGVNIMQFCQAFNAQTQDQSGTIIPVEITVYEDKSFTFVCKTPPAAILIKEKLGINSGSGLPHVQPVGTLTEDQLREIAEIKMPDLNANTIEAAMEIIAGTARSMGVRIEGRDLKIKYVPSKKVAAMLQGKTLED
- the nusG gene encoding transcription termination/antitermination protein NusG, whose translation is MAKKWYVLHTYSGYENKVKKNLETRIETMGLENNVFGIEIPTEMVTEIKEGGRRVESEKKVFPGYVLVRMELDDRSWAAVRNTPGVTGFVGADGNPAPLTRDEYNKIMKRTSREAPKKTSSSLEVGQSVKVVSGPLAEFDGVVSEVSPDAGKVKVMVSIFGRETPVELSFDQVAKI
- the secE gene encoding preprotein translocase subunit SecE gives rise to the protein MAKKSKTQRAKASAARAARKEQALEAEAAAKANKNAEADAAATEAPKKRFFKKAEKSDAAADGGKQAKASGKAVEKKVEKAPEKKPAKKRRFGFLKDVRTELKRVTWPTKQDVLRWSVVVVVALVFFGVYVAVLDNVIITPLLIAISGLGV